A stretch of Aythya fuligula isolate bAytFul2 chromosome 1, bAytFul2.pri, whole genome shotgun sequence DNA encodes these proteins:
- the MANSC4 gene encoding LOW QUALITY PROTEIN: MANSC domain-containing protein 4 (The sequence of the model RefSeq protein was modified relative to this genomic sequence to represent the inferred CDS: inserted 1 base in 1 codon) has product MVLLVAISEVLLVLDLVVESDCLCTPTTFYKNCWIRRFPGLLIDLQESQKRGAQVLKIYAEVSSQQCSRNCCLQRNVSCNLAVFYHGATHENMNCLHMTCPSLESCIIKARINVVLYNITTGIDPDLLIFEKATSKELHMHSSPNKYERQNSTKTTEWERCQHGNVTSSSLLLLAPSSTTGHGLTANTYTSSTNLMVEKNKVITYSKAETSPLDDHLAKRTYTTSVSTRSTTSSDKRTVRSTLISKSAEVLSHMPTPPRLNSSKQHLNETKGYSGRNYTSDNEVPAWXAAALGVWLIPVVLCSSLIFLCCCTVALAAGRCRNRKGQYNPVRRGRAMSRRVIKYTRVKGSL; this is encoded by the exons ATGGTCCTTCTGGTGGCAATATCAGAAGTGCTGTTGGTTCTGGATTTGGTGGTGGAATCAGACTGTCTCTGCACACCCACTACGTTTTACAAAAACTGCTGGATCCGACGCTTCCCAGGTCTTCTGATTGACCTGCAGGAATCACAGAAAAGGGGAGCCCAGGTGCTGAAGATTTATGCAGAAGTCTCATCCCAACAGTGCAGCAGAAACTGCTGTCTTCAGAGGAATG TCTCCTGCAACCTAGCAGTGTTCTACCATGGAGCTACTCATGAGAATATGAATTGCTTGCACATGACTTGCCCATCACTGGAAAGTTGTATAATAAAGGCTAGAATCAACGTTGTTTTGTACAACATCACAACAG GGATTGATCCTGAtcttcttatttttgaaaaagcaacatCCAAAGAGCTACATATGCACTCCTCACCtaataaatatgaaagacaaaacagcacaaagacCACTGAGTGGGAAAGATGCCAGCATGGTAATGTCACGTCAAGTTCTCTTCTGCTCCTAGCTCCATCTTCTACCACTGGCCATGGCTTAACAGCAAACACTTACACTTCCAGTACAAACCTGAtggttgaaaaaaataaagttatcacATATTCCAAGGCAGAAACATCTCCTCTGGATGACCATTTGGCTAAGAGGACTTATACAACTTCAGTAAGCACTAGGTCAACTACTAGCTCAGACAAAAGAACTGTACGCTCAACTTTGATATCTAAATCTGCAGAGGTGTTATCCCACATGCCCACTCCACCTCGtctgaacagcagcaagcaACACTTAAATGAAACCAAAGGCTACAGTGGTAGGAATTATACTTCAGACAATGAGGTACCTGCTT atgctgcagctctgggtgtCTGGTTGATTCCAGTTGTTCTTTGCTCTTCTCTCATCTTCCTTTGCTGTTGTACTGTCGCTCTTGCAGCAGGGCGTTGCAGAAATAGGAAAGGTCAGTACAATCCCGTAAGGAGAGGAAGAGCAATGTCTAGACGAGTCATAAAATACACTAGAGTCAAAGGTAGTTTGTAA
- the KLHL42 gene encoding kelch-like protein 42, with protein MSLAERQRQEEEEGEGDGAGEEVVQIRLGDKCYPVCKRKLIEQSDYFRALYRSGMREAGQGQEEQLLRGGLSALGLELVLDFINTSCLARLEQEEGGDDEPPLLEELVEAASYLQVTPLLRLLLSQVRVGNCLELHRLAQVYGLQDLHDACLDFMAAHYHQVLRRPDARPHLHLPHALQQHLKERRMRGTATLVAIGDFMGASSLGLPPGCHPQAEAPWSMLRYEEEAQRWLPLANNLPPDLVNVRGYGSAMLDNYLFIVGGYRITTSQEISAAHCYNPCLNEWSQLASMNQKRSNFKLLAVNGKLYAIGGQSLSNVECYNPENDWWNFVASMPNPLAEFSACECKGKIYVIGGYTTRDRNMNILQYCPTSDSWTNFELCDVHVRKQQMLSVEETIYLVGGCIHELGPNQKSSQSEDVLTVQSYNITTKEWLYLKENTSKSGLNLTCTLHNDGVYILSRDITLSTSLEHRVFLKYNIFTDSWESLRRFPAFGQNMLICSMYLPDVQEV; from the exons ATGTCCCTGGCGGAGCGGCAGcggcaggaggaagaggagggggaaggggatggCGCGGGGGAGGAGGTGGTGCAGATCCGGCTGGGGGACAAGTGCTACCCGGTGTGCAAGAGGAAGCTGATTGAGCAGAGTGACTATTTCCGAGCCCTCTACCGCTCGGGCATgagggaggcagggcagggccaggaggagcagctgctgcgTGGGGGGCTGAGCGCCCTGGGACTGGAGCTGGTGCTGGACTTCATCAACACCTCCTGCCtggccaggctggagcaggaggaggggggcgATGACGAGCCCcccctgctggaggagctggtggaggcTGCTTCCTACCTGCAGGTCACCCCCTTGCTCCGCCTGCTCCTTTCCCAGGTGAGGGTGGGCAACTGCCTGGAGCTGCACCGCCTGGCTCAGGTCTACGGCCTCCAGGACTTGCATGATGCTTGTCTAGACTTCATGGCTGCCCATTACCATCAGGTTCTGCGGAGGCCTGATGCCCGGCCGCACCTCCACCTGCCTCAtgctctccagcagcacctgAAGGAGAGACGGATGAGGGGCACCGCCACCCTCGTGGCCATTGGGGACTTCATGGGTGCCTCCTCTCTGGGCCTGCCTCCAGGCTGTCACCCTCAGGCAGAAGCCCCGTGGTCAATGCTGAGGTATGAGGAGGAGGCACAGAGGTGGCTGCCCCTGGCCAACAACCTGCCCCCAGATCTGGTGAACGTCCGAGGCTATGGGTCGGCTATGCTGGACAACTACCTCTTCATTGTTGGGGGCTACAGGATCACCACCAGCCAGGAGATATCAGCTGCCCACTGTTACAATCCTTGCCTAAATGAATGGAGTCAGCTGGCCTCAATGAACCAGAAGAG GTCCAATTTTAAGCTTTTGGCTGTAAATGGAAAACTCTATGCCATCGGTGGTCAGTCTCTTTCCAATGTGGAGTGTTATAACCCAGAAAATGACTGGTGGAACTTTGTAGCATCCATGCCAAACCCTCTTGCAGAATTCTCAGCTTGCGAGTGCAAGGGCAAGATCTACGTTATCGGAGGATACACTACACGAG ATAGGAATATGAACATTTTGCAGTACTGTCCCACTTCTGATTCCTGGACCAACTTTGAACTTTGTGATGTCCATGTTCGCAAACAACAGATGCTCTCTGTTGAAGAAACAATATATCTGGTAGGGGGTTGTATTCATGAACTTGGGCCAAACCAAAAATCCAGCCAAAGTGAGGACGTGTTAACTGTGCAGTCTTACAACATTACTACCAAAGAATGGCTCTACCTCAAAGAGAACACATCAAAATCAGGTCTTAACTTGACTTGCACTCTCCACAATGATGGAGTTTATATATTGAGCAGGGATATTACCTTATCTACAAGCTTGGAGCACCgtgtttttctgaagtataaTATATTTACGGACAGTTGGGAATCACTAAGACGCTTTCCAGCCTTTGGACAAAACATGTTGATCTGTTCTATGTATTTGCCTGATGTGCAAGAAGTGTAA